In a genomic window of Halalkalibacillus sediminis:
- the acpS gene encoding holo-ACP synthase has translation MIKGTGIDICEIERIQELRSSHPKFVKRILTTREIDRFEKIKSDRRRAEYLAGRFAAKEAYAKAVGCGIGKQLSFHSLEIISDENGKPFLFENGEKQKGAHVSISHSRAFAVAQVIIEN, from the coding sequence ATGATTAAAGGTACAGGGATTGATATCTGTGAGATTGAACGCATCCAAGAATTGCGTTCTTCACACCCGAAATTCGTGAAAAGAATTTTGACTACTAGAGAAATTGATCGTTTCGAAAAAATTAAAAGTGATCGAAGACGTGCGGAGTATCTGGCAGGTCGTTTCGCTGCCAAAGAAGCATATGCGAAAGCGGTAGGTTGTGGAATAGGAAAGCAACTATCTTTTCACTCTTTAGAAATCATTTCTGATGAAAATGGAAAACCTTTTTTATTTGAAAATGGTGAAAAACAAAAAGGTGCCCATGTCTCAATCTCTCATAGTAGAGCCTTTGCTGTGGCTCAAGTAATCATAGAAAATTGA
- a CDS encoding rhomboid family intramembrane serine protease: MYFLRTESFSQFIRLYPIITIIIAIHTAFFVFNHVLTIFMPGLESYYYLLMGQNYFIAVEGEYWRLITPIFLHAGFTHVLFNSFSLVLFGPVLERMLGKFKFILAYLICGILANVATLYLAPLNYASVGASGAIFGLFGLYVFMLLFRQDLLDSQSRQMIMVIVIFALVMTFVNSNINIYAHIFGLIAGVALGPIILNRVRPIPHYF, encoded by the coding sequence ATGTACTTTTTACGCACAGAAAGCTTCAGTCAATTCATCCGATTATACCCAATCATTACAATCATTATAGCTATCCACACCGCATTCTTTGTATTCAATCACGTACTGACCATCTTCATGCCTGGGCTAGAATCGTATTATTACCTATTAATGGGTCAAAACTATTTCATCGCTGTTGAAGGTGAATATTGGCGGTTGATCACACCGATCTTCCTACATGCTGGATTTACCCACGTATTATTCAACTCGTTCAGCTTAGTCCTCTTTGGACCTGTCTTAGAACGTATGCTAGGTAAGTTCAAATTCATTCTAGCATATTTAATATGTGGAATTCTCGCAAACGTAGCGACCCTTTACTTAGCCCCATTGAATTATGCTTCCGTGGGTGCTTCCGGGGCGATTTTCGGGTTGTTCGGCTTATATGTATTCATGTTACTTTTTAGACAGGACCTCTTGGATTCGCAAAGCAGACAGATGATCATGGTCATCGTCATCTTTGCTCTAGTAATGACTTTCGTGAATAGTAATATCAATATTTACGCACATATTTTCGGATTGATCGCAGGCGTTGCGCTTGGGCCGATTATACTAAACCGCGTACGTCCGATACCGCACTATTTCTAA
- a CDS encoding DMT family transporter, with translation MAKSQLTPYLAVVIGVLSVSTAAIFVRLADAPASIIANYRLLLAVLIMLPYILWRNRSEFKDISKKDWMYSLAAGVFLAMHFILWFESLNYTSVASSVVLVTTQPIFAFLGAYLFFKEKFTSGAVLSMLIAFTGSVIISWGDFQISGLALFGNFLALMGAITVTGYFLFGQNVRKRLSLMTYTFVVYGISSVTLIIYNVIMREPFVGYSVDTWIYFLALAIIPTFLGHTLFNWSLKWISASTITTGILFEPIGASILAYFVLDELVTWPQFLGGSIVIFGLMLFIISTSKKRKVKVIHDQ, from the coding sequence ATGGCGAAAAGCCAACTGACTCCCTACCTTGCAGTGGTCATAGGTGTTTTATCTGTATCAACAGCCGCTATATTCGTCAGGTTAGCAGATGCTCCCGCTTCAATTATTGCAAACTATCGATTATTATTAGCGGTTCTCATTATGCTTCCTTATATTCTATGGAGGAACCGGTCTGAGTTCAAAGACATCTCAAAAAAGGACTGGATGTACTCCCTAGCAGCCGGCGTATTTTTAGCTATGCACTTCATTTTATGGTTTGAATCGCTAAATTACACTTCTGTTGCAAGCTCGGTGGTGTTAGTCACTACACAGCCAATTTTCGCTTTTTTAGGTGCATATCTTTTCTTCAAAGAAAAATTCACAAGCGGCGCAGTACTAAGCATGCTTATAGCATTTACGGGAAGTGTAATAATCAGTTGGGGTGATTTCCAAATCAGTGGACTTGCCCTATTCGGAAACTTCTTAGCATTAATGGGAGCTATAACGGTTACCGGATATTTTTTATTTGGGCAAAATGTTAGAAAGAGATTGTCTCTAATGACATATACATTTGTAGTATATGGTATAAGCTCGGTTACCTTGATTATCTATAATGTTATAATGAGAGAACCATTCGTTGGCTATTCGGTTGATACATGGATATATTTCCTTGCATTAGCCATCATCCCGACGTTCCTTGGACATACCCTATTCAATTGGTCATTGAAATGGATCAGTGCATCCACGATTACTACGGGGATATTGTTCGAACCGATCGGCGCTTCTATTTTAGCCTATTTTGTACTGGATGAACTTGTCACATGGCCGCAATTTCTTGGTGGCTCAATCGTCATATTCGGCCTGATGCTATTCATCATCAGTACTTCTAAAAAGAGAAAAGTAAAGGTCATACACGACCAATAA
- a CDS encoding DegV family protein codes for MSIQLVVDGATDLPQGFAEKFDVKVIPLNIHFSNETYKAGEDLDIQGFYKKMASEQELPKTSAPSPNDFYEIFKEVDAETPILYLALSKTLSATYQNATLGRDMLLEEEPERKVEIINTKTTSCGTALLLNEAIKLKMKQIDFPELAQTMKSYAERTVTLFSLRTVDNLIKGGRLDRFRGTIARSLNIKLLMRASDEGEIEVTEKIRGEKKALRRLVDQIGEYTKSFEGKTIALAHSNCEDKAKQILSNIREKYDFNDEMTVEMGPLIATHAGEGGLVISFLGDEKK; via the coding sequence ATGTCAATTCAATTAGTTGTTGACGGAGCAACAGATTTACCACAAGGGTTTGCAGAAAAATTCGATGTTAAAGTAATTCCATTGAACATTCATTTCAGTAACGAGACCTATAAAGCTGGGGAAGATTTGGACATTCAAGGTTTTTATAAAAAAATGGCTTCTGAGCAAGAGCTTCCAAAGACTTCAGCCCCAAGCCCGAACGATTTTTATGAGATTTTCAAAGAGGTAGATGCAGAAACACCGATTTTATATCTGGCGCTCAGCAAAACGTTAAGTGCCACTTACCAAAACGCAACTCTCGGGCGTGACATGTTATTAGAAGAAGAGCCTGAACGTAAAGTTGAAATCATCAATACGAAAACAACTTCGTGCGGAACAGCATTGTTATTGAACGAAGCGATCAAATTGAAAATGAAGCAAATAGATTTCCCTGAACTAGCTCAAACAATGAAAAGTTATGCAGAAAGAACAGTTACATTATTTTCTTTACGAACTGTTGATAACTTGATTAAAGGTGGACGATTGGATCGCTTCCGCGGTACTATCGCCCGTTCATTGAATATCAAACTATTAATGAGAGCTTCTGATGAAGGAGAAATCGAAGTCACTGAGAAAATCCGCGGCGAAAAGAAAGCTCTTCGCAGATTAGTAGACCAGATTGGTGAATACACGAAAAGTTTTGAAGGAAAAACAATTGCTTTAGCCCACAGTAATTGTGAAGATAAAGCGAAACAAATCCTCTCAAACATTCGTGAAAAATACGATTTCAACGATGAAATGACTGTAGAAATGGGGCCTCTCATCGCCACACATGCTGGTGAAGGTGGATTGGTCATCTCATTCCTAGGTGATGAAAAGAAGTAG
- a CDS encoding MFS transporter encodes MLSKNKVMNTPFYYGWVVVAVAGLSVFFSGPGQTFAISTFIDYYIEEFDYSRSYVSGLYSGATLLAGFLLFIIGRLTDRFGQRIMMTAIGTALALATFWNAAIVGPVMMFFGFFMLRIFGQGSMTLLPNTLVPQWFLEKRGRALSVMAIGGFAGAAFIPPLNYFMIEQLGWRAAWSVWGIALLVLFVPFAIMLVRNQPSEIDEIIDGRRRGKVSQKQVSRFPLFTAVSIVALIGLTIIPPIDRQLTELFSWMPPTYIRILLTTAAILVVFWIVKRTPKKSAEFDHTEEEDNPVDNEVNWTLKEAMRTKAFWVILGCISIPALTNTGITFHIFSIMEGKSLSPEIASFVLSLMAIIGFPVTFVSGYLVDKYKVHYILSATFAIHILAILWLWYTQTATGAIIYGVLWGVAHGFERITLNIIWPNYFGRRHLGSIKSIAQSVMVVGSALGPLPYGLFYDVMGGYSEVLLLTPLLPLIAGILVLTSPPPKYEDYHS; translated from the coding sequence ATGCTCTCTAAAAATAAAGTAATGAACACACCCTTTTACTATGGCTGGGTGGTTGTTGCGGTGGCGGGTCTGAGTGTGTTTTTTTCAGGACCTGGACAAACCTTCGCGATTTCCACATTTATTGATTACTATATTGAAGAATTCGATTATAGCCGTTCCTATGTTTCTGGTCTTTATTCAGGCGCGACCCTTTTAGCGGGATTTTTGCTATTTATCATCGGGCGTTTGACCGACCGTTTCGGCCAGAGGATTATGATGACAGCGATTGGGACAGCACTCGCCTTAGCTACATTCTGGAATGCAGCGATTGTAGGTCCTGTTATGATGTTCTTCGGCTTTTTCATGTTGAGAATTTTTGGTCAAGGATCGATGACTCTTCTCCCGAATACGCTAGTACCCCAGTGGTTTTTGGAAAAAAGGGGACGAGCCCTTAGCGTAATGGCTATTGGTGGCTTTGCGGGTGCCGCTTTCATTCCACCTTTGAATTATTTTATGATCGAACAATTAGGGTGGAGAGCAGCTTGGTCTGTTTGGGGAATTGCGCTATTAGTGTTATTCGTTCCGTTTGCTATCATGCTAGTTAGAAACCAACCAAGCGAGATCGACGAGATAATCGACGGGAGGAGAAGGGGCAAAGTTTCCCAAAAACAAGTGTCCAGATTCCCCCTGTTTACAGCCGTCAGTATTGTAGCGTTGATTGGGTTAACGATCATCCCTCCAATAGATCGTCAATTGACTGAATTATTTTCTTGGATGCCACCGACCTATATCCGCATATTGTTGACCACAGCAGCTATTTTAGTAGTTTTCTGGATAGTTAAAAGAACACCAAAAAAATCAGCAGAATTCGATCATACAGAGGAAGAAGATAATCCAGTAGATAATGAAGTGAACTGGACACTGAAGGAAGCCATGAGGACTAAAGCTTTTTGGGTTATCCTTGGTTGCATCAGTATCCCTGCACTGACAAATACGGGGATTACGTTCCACATCTTTTCAATTATGGAGGGTAAATCTCTGTCGCCTGAAATTGCTTCTTTTGTTTTGTCTCTTATGGCAATTATCGGTTTTCCAGTAACATTCGTTTCAGGTTATCTAGTGGACAAGTATAAGGTGCATTATATTTTATCAGCGACGTTTGCCATCCATATCTTAGCGATTCTTTGGTTATGGTATACACAAACGGCGACCGGTGCCATCATCTATGGAGTTCTATGGGGAGTAGCTCACGGCTTTGAGAGAATTACACTGAACATCATCTGGCCGAATTATTTTGGGCGAAGACATTTAGGAAGTATAAAAAGTATCGCTCAATCAGTGATGGTTGTTGGTTCAGCTTTAGGACCTCTGCCATATGGATTGTTTTACGATGTAATGGGTGGGTATTCAGAGGTACTGCTTCTAACACCACTTCTACCATTGATTGCAGGAATATTAGTACTTACATCGCCACCACCGAAGTATGAAGATTATCACAGCTAA
- a CDS encoding YppG family protein, whose product MNDYRNQQQEYSFDPLLVPYTTYQTPPYFYEQPYNQYNPYYHSPEDFYQSANQPQGLGGVMNYFKGEDGEVDMEKLFVTFGQVMKTAQQISPVMQDFQSMINGFRK is encoded by the coding sequence ATGAATGACTATAGAAATCAGCAACAAGAATATTCTTTTGACCCTCTGTTGGTTCCATATACGACTTACCAAACACCTCCATATTTTTATGAACAGCCTTATAACCAGTATAACCCTTATTACCATTCACCTGAGGATTTCTATCAATCTGCGAATCAACCACAAGGGTTAGGTGGAGTCATGAATTATTTCAAAGGGGAGGACGGGGAAGTAGATATGGAGAAACTCTTTGTCACCTTTGGTCAAGTGATGAAAACTGCACAGCAAATCTCTCCGGTCATGCAAGACTTCCAATCAATGATTAATGGTTTTAGAAAATAA
- a CDS encoding SDR family oxidoreductase, whose protein sequence is MNNYFFTGFPGFLATYIVKELVLSEHPVRHVQFLVLPNEYDLAQQRLEELKSINPKVKYTIFSGDITKEQLGLSDDDYKQISEQTHYLFHLAAIYDLSVPYKPAFNVNVNGTIQINKLAVNCVELKKYIYFSTSYVSGKRSGRIFESELEHDTGFKNHYEETKYLAEKEVQRWMGELPISIIRPGIVVGHSETGETLKFDGPYYMLEMFRRIRNLPLIPYIGKGKAPINLVPVDYMIQSTLYLSHLKGRNSKVYQIADPSPSSSREIYRLFALHYLGKEPKGQIPSFIAKGSLSIPFARKMLGTQKQTVDYMDHYCVYDTTNTKSDLRGSGIEFPQISELVPTLVRYFREQTRDRESS, encoded by the coding sequence ATGAACAATTATTTTTTCACTGGCTTCCCTGGATTTTTAGCAACATATATCGTAAAAGAACTAGTCCTCTCCGAACATCCAGTAAGACATGTTCAATTTCTTGTGCTTCCTAACGAATATGATCTAGCGCAACAACGGTTGGAAGAGTTGAAGAGTATTAATCCGAAAGTAAAGTATACAATCTTTTCAGGTGACATCACAAAAGAACAGCTAGGTTTATCGGATGATGATTATAAGCAAATCTCTGAACAAACCCATTACTTATTTCATTTAGCAGCCATCTATGATTTATCTGTACCTTATAAACCAGCTTTTAACGTCAACGTCAATGGAACGATCCAAATCAACAAGCTCGCCGTCAACTGTGTCGAGTTGAAAAAGTATATTTATTTCAGTACTTCCTATGTATCAGGGAAAAGATCGGGTAGAATTTTTGAATCAGAGCTCGAACATGATACAGGATTCAAAAACCATTATGAAGAGACAAAATATCTAGCTGAAAAAGAAGTTCAGCGATGGATGGGCGAGTTGCCAATCTCTATCATTCGCCCCGGAATCGTCGTCGGTCATTCTGAAACTGGAGAAACCCTCAAGTTCGATGGACCTTATTATATGTTAGAGATGTTCAGACGTATTAGGAACTTACCGCTTATCCCTTATATAGGAAAAGGAAAAGCACCAATCAACTTAGTCCCGGTGGATTATATGATTCAATCCACCCTTTACTTATCCCATTTGAAAGGGCGTAACAGTAAAGTTTATCAAATCGCTGACCCTTCCCCATCCTCATCTAGAGAAATTTATCGTTTGTTCGCATTGCATTATTTAGGCAAAGAGCCAAAAGGGCAAATTCCTTCTTTTATAGCAAAAGGTTCGCTCTCAATTCCATTCGCGCGAAAAATGCTAGGAACCCAAAAGCAAACCGTGGACTACATGGACCACTATTGTGTCTACGATACGACTAATACAAAAAGTGACTTGAGAGGTTCTGGCATCGAATTCCCTCAAATCTCTGAGTTGGTGCCAACCTTAGTAAGATATTTCAGAGAGCAAACAAGAGATCGCGAAAGTTCATAG
- a CDS encoding MarR family winged helix-turn-helix transcriptional regulator, with translation MNEETYRERKQDPSLKLFVVLSKASRTLSDLAQKDMTRYGLNPTEFGTLELLYHRGKQPLQKIGERILLASGSITYVVNNLEKKGLLVRETAAHDRRISYADISDKGRDLLNEIFPQHWAELERITAGLNDEEKEQAIQLIKKLGLEADQLR, from the coding sequence ATGAATGAAGAAACATATCGAGAACGCAAACAAGATCCATCACTGAAGCTATTCGTCGTATTATCCAAAGCATCTAGAACCCTGTCTGACCTTGCTCAAAAAGACATGACACGGTACGGACTCAACCCAACTGAGTTCGGGACACTAGAGCTTCTTTACCATAGAGGCAAACAACCATTACAAAAAATTGGGGAACGCATATTATTGGCGAGCGGAAGCATTACATATGTGGTCAATAACTTGGAAAAGAAGGGACTTTTGGTTAGAGAAACAGCTGCTCATGATCGACGTATCAGTTATGCCGATATTTCCGACAAAGGGCGCGACCTTTTAAACGAAATCTTTCCACAGCATTGGGCAGAACTAGAGCGAATAACTGCAGGTCTTAATGACGAAGAGAAAGAACAAGCGATTCAATTGATAAAAAAATTAGGATTAGAAGCAGATCAGCTCCGTTAA
- a CDS encoding class I SAM-dependent methyltransferase yields the protein MLEDTGERVIPKEMDPLNPLLLEHIARYQFALPYIKKGRVLDLASGSGFGTHMIAKRRKKQIDEVIGVDIDKDAVKYAIDNYYHPLSTYRTADATNPELVEELGTFDTILSFETLEHIEEEQTLLDNYYRLLKPGGILIVSTPFGEGRGVPSGQRFHVHQLTQEEFRNLFTNYEEVEYFYQNGVLIEPKREGAYYPLGIAVCTKTKDV from the coding sequence ATGTTAGAAGATACTGGAGAAAGAGTGATACCTAAAGAAATGGATCCACTCAACCCTTTATTACTCGAACATATTGCGAGATATCAATTCGCTTTACCCTATATAAAAAAAGGACGTGTTCTTGATCTAGCCAGTGGTTCAGGTTTCGGGACACACATGATAGCCAAACGTCGCAAAAAACAAATCGATGAAGTCATTGGTGTGGATATTGATAAAGATGCTGTCAAATATGCCATAGACAACTACTACCATCCTCTTTCCACTTATAGAACAGCAGATGCAACAAACCCAGAACTTGTTGAAGAACTTGGTACTTTCGATACAATTTTAAGTTTTGAAACCCTAGAACACATCGAAGAAGAACAGACTCTTCTCGATAATTACTACCGCCTTCTCAAACCAGGTGGGATCTTGATTGTATCAACACCTTTCGGGGAAGGACGAGGAGTCCCTAGTGGCCAGCGTTTCCACGTGCATCAATTGACACAAGAGGAATTCCGCAACCTGTTCACTAATTACGAAGAGGTCGAGTATTTTTATCAAAATGGCGTTCTTATAGAACCTAAGCGTGAAGGGGCATATTACCCTCTCGGTATCGCTGTCTGCACAAAAACCAAAGATGTATAA
- a CDS encoding diacylglycerol/lipid kinase family protein gives MHYDRALFIFNGNKDDNEVQPMIKQVAPELITYINDLTIKQTHSEEDLKDACNSSNKYDLLIIYGGDGTLHTAINVLAAMDETPVIMLLPGGTCNDFSRALGIPQNIKNATSTLQNNRVEEIDVSAINDNYFMNFAGAGLITEASENIDDQLKQTFGKISYFLSAVQTFQQGGTKRFHLVVDGEEHEVDAVMVIVMNGCFIGTHHLPINSISVKDELLDVIVVRESNMKTIKEWLSLSNLTSDNKDLDQITHFQGKKISISADSSLEVDTDGEIYMETPIEIKMNDQPLKFLVGENFGD, from the coding sequence ATGCATTACGATCGTGCTCTTTTTATTTTCAATGGAAATAAAGATGATAATGAAGTGCAGCCTATGATCAAGCAAGTAGCACCAGAATTGATAACGTATATAAACGATTTAACCATTAAGCAAACCCATTCTGAAGAGGATTTGAAAGATGCATGTAACTCTTCAAATAAATATGATCTTCTCATCATTTATGGAGGGGATGGAACTCTACATACAGCGATCAACGTACTTGCAGCTATGGATGAAACTCCAGTGATCATGCTGTTACCTGGTGGGACATGCAATGACTTTTCCAGAGCATTAGGCATTCCTCAAAATATAAAAAATGCTACCTCGACACTTCAGAATAATAGAGTGGAAGAGATTGATGTATCTGCTATAAATGATAATTACTTCATGAATTTTGCAGGTGCAGGGTTGATCACAGAGGCTTCAGAAAATATTGATGATCAGCTGAAACAAACTTTTGGGAAAATCAGTTACTTTCTTAGTGCGGTACAAACTTTCCAACAAGGTGGCACCAAAAGGTTTCACCTAGTTGTGGATGGGGAGGAACACGAGGTTGATGCTGTCATGGTAATCGTTATGAATGGTTGCTTTATTGGCACGCATCACTTGCCTATCAATTCCATATCGGTAAAAGATGAGTTGTTGGACGTCATCGTGGTAAGGGAATCCAATATGAAAACAATTAAAGAGTGGCTTTCATTATCGAACCTTACGAGCGACAATAAAGATTTAGATCAAATCACACATTTCCAAGGTAAAAAAATATCCATCAGTGCCGATTCTTCATTAGAAGTGGACACGGATGGAGAGATTTATATGGAAACTCCGATAGAAATTAAAATGAACGATCAACCTCTGAAATTTTTGGTTGGAGAAAATTTTGGTGATTGA
- a CDS encoding globin-coupled sensor protein, with the protein MLKLKRKQVKTEEGLNYEPFLETVRIDLDPEEDLSKQLRMISLNRQDLAILRALKPVISLHIENIVSRFYKNIEHESSLMDIIEENSSVERLKQTLTKHIQEMFDGVIDEEFVNQRVRIAHAHVKIGLQPKWYLCAFQDLLLSFHKIYDDHFEDKEDFAKAISATSKILNIEQQLVLETFEDENKRQREEQYATQEELIHEINEMTMKLVNISEQTEAAIQELSSDAQDIQAFSKTTSEVSTIVEEQSDTGKADMERLQEEMLRIENDMNAIYGEMTELEKASLKINDILSFITDVSEQTNLLSLNASIEAARAGELGKGFAVVAQEVKKLADQTKGSIENITELVTNTNRQIHQVSEDVTSTTSLIKEGSTNVHQTNQFFDKILSKSQENKQLTEQMESRINSFNDNLDQINGLYEQVVSSAKHLEQLANDR; encoded by the coding sequence ATGCTTAAACTAAAGAGAAAACAAGTAAAAACCGAAGAAGGATTAAATTATGAACCTTTTTTGGAAACTGTCAGAATCGATCTGGATCCAGAAGAAGATCTTTCGAAGCAGTTAAGAATGATTTCACTGAACAGACAAGACCTAGCTATCTTAAGAGCTTTAAAACCTGTTATTTCTTTACATATCGAGAATATCGTTTCGAGGTTTTATAAAAACATAGAACATGAATCTTCATTGATGGATATCATTGAAGAAAATAGTAGTGTCGAACGTTTGAAACAGACATTAACCAAACACATCCAAGAAATGTTCGACGGTGTTATAGACGAAGAATTCGTTAATCAAAGAGTCCGGATTGCACATGCTCATGTCAAAATAGGCTTACAGCCGAAGTGGTATTTGTGTGCCTTTCAGGATTTACTGTTATCTTTTCATAAAATCTATGATGATCATTTTGAAGATAAAGAGGACTTCGCTAAAGCAATCAGTGCTACATCAAAGATTCTGAATATCGAACAACAACTCGTTCTTGAAACATTTGAAGACGAAAACAAGCGACAGCGTGAAGAACAATACGCGACTCAAGAAGAACTCATTCATGAAATCAATGAGATGACAATGAAACTGGTGAATATCTCTGAACAAACCGAAGCCGCGATCCAGGAATTATCGAGTGATGCACAGGATATTCAAGCATTCTCCAAAACCACGTCTGAAGTATCTACAATTGTAGAGGAGCAATCGGATACCGGCAAAGCGGATATGGAAAGACTTCAAGAAGAAATGCTACGAATAGAAAATGACATGAATGCCATATACGGAGAAATGACTGAATTAGAGAAAGCTTCCCTTAAAATCAATGACATCCTGAGCTTCATCACCGACGTATCAGAACAAACCAATCTATTGTCACTAAACGCCTCCATAGAGGCAGCACGTGCCGGTGAATTAGGAAAAGGATTTGCAGTCGTCGCTCAAGAGGTCAAGAAATTAGCCGACCAGACAAAAGGATCGATTGAAAACATCACTGAGCTTGTTACAAACACTAATCGCCAGATCCACCAGGTATCAGAGGATGTCACGTCCACGACTTCATTGATAAAAGAAGGTAGTACAAACGTTCATCAAACCAATCAATTTTTTGATAAGATACTTTCGAAATCCCAGGAGAACAAACAGCTCACCGAACAGATGGAGAGCAGAATCAACAGTTTCAATGACAACTTAGACCAGATTAACGGACTATACGAACAGGTCGTATCATCGGCAAAGCATTTGGAACAACTAGCAAACGATCGATGA
- a CDS encoding GlsB/YeaQ/YmgE family stress response membrane protein: MELILFIIVGGLVGWVAGLLLGGVPGGIIGNIVAGIVGAWIGHSIIGTVGPVIAGIALLPALIGAIIFVAILSLIIKIVK, from the coding sequence ATGGAACTTATACTATTTATTATTGTCGGTGGACTTGTAGGTTGGGTAGCTGGACTATTGTTAGGCGGTGTTCCAGGGGGCATTATCGGGAACATTGTCGCAGGTATCGTAGGTGCATGGATCGGTCACTCAATTATCGGAACAGTTGGCCCAGTTATTGCCGGAATCGCCCTTTTACCTGCTCTGATTGGTGCCATTATATTTGTGGCTATACTCAGTCTGATTATCAAAATCGTCAAATAA
- a CDS encoding LLM class flavin-dependent oxidoreductase — MNLKLSVLDQSPLLKGNTEHDALNQTIELAKHVDQLGYERFWVSEHHSTKSLAGSAPEILVSSIAAHTKSIRVGTGGILLPHYSPYKVAETFRVLEGLYPDRIDLGIGRAPGGMPGVNYALNGGKYPDVHSYPQQTAQLLDYLQGYPHEKYQVRATPLGPTVPPVWMLGSSGNSAKLAGELGVSYTFAQFINGEAGSIALDRYYNSFIPSTQQKEPKASVAVFVVLGETDEEADYYASSLDQALLLIEQGQIRDYFPDPEEASKQTYSYFERERVQYNRQRMIIGSLNSVEDQLKEMAQTYNVDEIIVNTIVSPFERRKWTYEQLASIFN, encoded by the coding sequence ATGAATTTAAAATTAAGTGTACTTGATCAGTCCCCCCTATTAAAAGGTAACACTGAGCATGATGCATTGAATCAAACGATAGAATTAGCAAAACACGTGGATCAATTAGGATATGAACGTTTCTGGGTCAGTGAACATCACAGTACGAAAAGTTTGGCTGGGTCGGCGCCTGAAATTCTCGTTTCATCGATTGCTGCTCATACTAAGTCAATCCGAGTTGGAACTGGTGGCATTCTACTTCCCCATTACAGTCCCTATAAAGTCGCAGAAACTTTCAGAGTGTTAGAAGGACTATATCCGGATCGAATTGATTTAGGTATTGGACGAGCTCCCGGGGGTATGCCAGGCGTGAACTATGCCTTGAATGGAGGGAAATATCCAGACGTTCATAGTTACCCTCAACAGACGGCTCAGTTACTTGATTATTTACAAGGATATCCTCATGAAAAATATCAAGTCCGCGCCACGCCACTTGGACCCACCGTACCTCCCGTTTGGATGTTAGGGTCTAGCGGGAATAGTGCAAAATTAGCCGGGGAGCTTGGTGTTTCATATACATTCGCACAATTCATCAATGGTGAAGCAGGTTCAATCGCACTGGACCGTTACTATAATAGCTTCATCCCTTCTACTCAACAAAAAGAACCTAAGGCAAGTGTCGCTGTCTTTGTCGTACTAGGTGAGACAGATGAGGAAGCTGATTACTATGCTTCAAGCTTGGATCAAGCATTATTATTGATTGAACAAGGTCAAATAAGGGATTACTTCCCCGACCCAGAAGAGGCTAGTAAACAAACCTATTCCTATTTTGAGAGAGAAAGAGTTCAATATAACCGTCAACGTATGATTATTGGTAGCCTAAACAGCGTTGAAGACCAGCTGAAAGAGATGGCTCAAACTTACAATGTAGATGAAATTATCGTCAACACGATTGTGTCTCCGTTTGAAAGACGAAAGTGGACCTATGAACAATTAGCCTCTATATTCAATTAA